The Legionella sp. PATHC032 genome has a window encoding:
- the deoC gene encoding deoxyribose-phosphate aldolase, with protein sequence MSLDKHFNDVLDKLLSNKDIRPVSNEQLMHCIDLTLLEADTSVEALHQLQSQACQNDVAAICVLPKHLHTLKTNSKIKLATVINFPLGNDDLLVSLAEIDNAIQLGANEIDYVLPYQHYLRGNKQKAFNHCDVIIQTCKKNQITLKIILETGAFPDMESIYQLSSEIIALGGRFLKTSTGKIHQGATLAAVFAITSAVKDSSYAPSCGIKVSGGIRTPLQAQQYAQLVQLLMDKAIHKDWFRIGASTLLEKLLP encoded by the coding sequence GTGAGTTTGGATAAACATTTTAATGATGTCTTGGACAAGCTCCTGTCAAACAAGGATATTAGACCTGTCTCGAACGAGCAGTTGATGCATTGCATTGATTTGACACTATTAGAGGCAGATACGTCTGTTGAAGCGTTGCATCAATTACAGAGCCAAGCCTGTCAAAATGATGTTGCCGCTATTTGTGTACTACCCAAACATCTTCATACATTGAAGACTAACTCTAAAATTAAATTAGCAACTGTGATCAATTTTCCTCTTGGGAATGATGATTTGCTGGTTTCCCTGGCAGAGATAGATAACGCTATCCAACTAGGTGCTAATGAAATAGATTATGTACTACCCTATCAGCATTACTTAAGAGGAAATAAACAAAAAGCGTTCAATCACTGTGATGTCATTATTCAAACGTGCAAAAAAAACCAAATAACCTTAAAAATAATTTTAGAAACTGGCGCTTTTCCTGATATGGAAAGCATTTATCAGCTTAGCTCAGAAATCATTGCTCTGGGTGGGCGGTTTCTCAAAACTTCAACTGGAAAAATCCATCAGGGCGCCACTCTGGCTGCAGTATTTGCTATAACCAGCGCTGTTAAGGACTCATCTTATGCCCCTTCTTGTGGCATCAAGGTTTCCGGAGGTATTAGGACGCCTCTTCAGGCTCAACAATATGCTCAACTGGTTCAATTACTCATGGACAAAGCAATTCATAAGGATTGGTTTCGCATCGGAGCCAGTACCCTGCTTGAAAAGTTACTGCCATGA
- a CDS encoding purine-nucleoside phosphorylase gives MTNSISTISYPHLATEYIQKLCPSFKPKVGVVLGSGLGQFAEELEDAVAIEYEKLPGFPRTTVQGHGGKLILGYYGSTAVICLQGRAHTYESMENHETVKTYVRTLKLLGCQYFIATNASGSLREEVGPGELMLITDHINFQPGNPLVGPNDDEFGPRFYPLDNAYDITMRSALLDIAKKNSIELHQGVYISVLGPNYETAAEIRAFKLLGADAVGMSTVPEVLVANHCGLRVAVIATITNYATGLAKTSHSHESVVKMASSAAEKLNTLIKQYIMELS, from the coding sequence ATGACGAATTCAATATCGACTATCAGTTACCCACATTTAGCAACAGAATATATTCAAAAATTATGTCCATCATTTAAGCCAAAAGTGGGTGTAGTATTAGGCTCAGGCTTAGGTCAATTCGCCGAAGAGTTAGAGGATGCTGTTGCTATTGAATATGAAAAACTTCCCGGATTTCCCAGAACTACAGTACAGGGACATGGAGGCAAATTAATTTTAGGATATTATGGATCTACTGCGGTTATTTGCTTACAAGGCAGAGCCCATACTTACGAAAGCATGGAAAATCATGAGACTGTAAAAACCTATGTAAGAACTTTAAAACTATTAGGTTGTCAGTATTTTATTGCAACAAATGCTTCTGGCTCCCTTAGAGAAGAAGTCGGGCCAGGTGAATTAATGCTGATTACCGATCACATCAATTTTCAACCAGGAAATCCTCTGGTTGGACCAAATGATGATGAGTTTGGCCCTAGATTTTATCCTTTAGATAATGCTTACGACATTACCATGCGTAGTGCATTACTGGATATTGCTAAAAAAAACTCAATTGAACTACACCAAGGAGTTTACATTTCTGTCTTGGGACCAAACTATGAAACAGCTGCTGAAATTCGTGCCTTTAAATTGCTGGGAGCCGATGCAGTGGGGATGTCTACTGTGCCTGAGGTTTTAGTCGCTAACCATTGTGGTTTGCGTGTCGCTGTCATTGCTACCATAACAAATTATGCAACTGGCCTCGCAAAAACCAGCCATAGCCATGAATCCGTTGTTAAAATGGCTTCTAGTGCGGCTGAAAAACTTAATACATTGATTAAACAATACATTATGGAATTATCGTGA
- the cdd gene encoding cytidine deaminase, whose translation MDKLTAKMISEARKVLVNAYSPYSKFSVAACICTDKNNFYTGVNVENISYGLTTCAEVSAICNMVTAGERKIKSIVVLAANNLLCSPCGACRQRIHEFSSSDTMVHLCNKETIFHSITINELLPLAFDFNP comes from the coding sequence ATGGATAAATTAACTGCAAAAATGATTAGCGAAGCGCGTAAGGTACTTGTCAACGCTTATTCCCCCTATTCCAAATTTTCAGTAGCGGCCTGTATATGCACTGATAAAAATAACTTTTATACAGGGGTGAATGTAGAAAATATTTCTTATGGGTTAACAACTTGCGCTGAAGTTTCAGCGATTTGTAATATGGTTACCGCAGGTGAGCGAAAAATTAAAAGCATTGTGGTATTAGCTGCAAACAATTTGCTATGCTCACCTTGTGGTGCATGCCGACAAAGAATTCATGAGTTTTCATCCTCTGATACCATGGTACATCTCTGTAATAAAGAAACAATATTTCATAGTATTACAATTAATGAATTACTACCCTTGGCTTTTGATTTTAACCCTTAA
- the cpxA gene encoding two-component system sensor histidine kinase CpxA: MRSLYWKIFVSFWLATILIIFTTAWVTSQIAQKSSQPAREEMFMDSYANAAVATYESGQQSALLKWLDKIGLSRHMTLYLLTSTGEIIGAQKPPENVKKISENLINDELPSDGIFKTGKLVVSHEIISTSGKYYRLAAVSEKPISYFVQIPWAGLTIRLTLAIFISGLICYLLSRYLTQPLRSLGMAAKSIAKGNLNTRVGRFRGHRKDEIAELSNEFDRMAEQLEALVHSKERLIQDISHELRSPLARLKIAIELGKKKTKHLADNEFSRMEMETSRLNDLIGEILDFARLEKSTTELHLSQTNIADLLAQVISDANYEFSHNSIRIQAGIITPCELNIDQRLIHRAIENIVRNASHYSPPDEKVLISSSYNENKNQFYIDISDKGPGVPEDQLEKIFNPFYRVDTSRTKKTGGYGLGLAIAARAVALHQGEIIAKNREQGGLLVRIILPANIK, encoded by the coding sequence ATGCGTAGTTTGTACTGGAAAATATTTGTTTCTTTCTGGCTGGCTACCATTTTAATTATCTTTACAACGGCATGGGTTACCAGCCAAATCGCACAAAAATCATCACAACCAGCTCGAGAAGAAATGTTCATGGACAGCTATGCGAACGCAGCTGTTGCAACTTATGAATCAGGCCAACAATCAGCACTTTTGAAATGGCTTGATAAAATAGGTCTTTCTCGTCATATGACACTTTATTTACTAACCAGCACTGGCGAAATCATTGGAGCACAGAAACCACCTGAAAATGTAAAAAAAATTTCAGAAAATTTAATAAATGATGAACTCCCGAGCGATGGCATATTTAAGACAGGAAAATTAGTTGTTAGCCATGAGATCATATCAACTTCTGGAAAATATTATCGGCTAGCGGCTGTCAGTGAAAAACCTATCTCTTATTTTGTACAAATTCCATGGGCTGGACTGACTATTCGTTTAACTCTGGCCATATTTATCAGTGGGCTTATCTGCTATTTACTTTCACGTTATTTAACTCAACCTTTACGCTCATTAGGCATGGCTGCAAAATCTATCGCTAAAGGAAATTTAAATACGCGTGTTGGTCGCTTCAGAGGTCATAGAAAAGATGAGATTGCTGAGTTAAGCAATGAATTCGATCGAATGGCTGAACAATTAGAAGCGCTTGTTCATTCCAAAGAACGATTAATACAGGATATTTCTCATGAATTACGTTCTCCATTAGCCCGACTTAAAATCGCCATAGAATTAGGGAAAAAGAAAACCAAACATTTGGCTGATAATGAATTTTCCCGAATGGAAATGGAAACATCCAGACTTAATGATTTAATAGGCGAAATTCTCGATTTTGCTCGTTTAGAGAAATCAACAACAGAGCTTCACTTATCTCAAACAAATATCGCTGATTTGCTTGCGCAGGTTATAAGTGATGCCAATTATGAGTTCAGCCATAACTCTATAAGAATACAAGCTGGAATAATTACACCTTGTGAATTAAATATTGACCAACGCCTGATACACAGAGCTATTGAAAATATTGTTCGTAATGCATCACACTATTCTCCTCCAGATGAAAAGGTCCTTATTTCATCAAGCTATAATGAAAACAAAAATCAATTTTATATTGATATTAGTGATAAAGGACCTGGAGTTCCTGAAGATCAACTTGAAAAAATATTTAATCCTTTCTACCGCGTGGATACCTCCAGAACAAAAAAAACAGGTGGCTATGGGCTAGGGCTTGCAATTGCAGCCAGAGCTGTGGCTTTACACCAAGGAGAAATTATTGCTAAAAATAGAGAACAAGGTGGTTTGCTTGTTCGTATCATTTTACCTGCTAATATTAAATAG
- the cpxR gene encoding two-component system response regulator CpxR → MSSSILIIDDDTELTDLLAQYLEPEGFNVVCVHDGENGVKKALNQVFDAIILDVMLPKLNGFEVLKAIREHLETPVLMLTARGDDIDRIVGLEIGADDYLPKPCNPRELVARLRAILRRTQKIPTPKPIIEQHNIIVDCSKRHVTMGGKFLELTNAEFNILEMLIKSPGQAFSKEELTEYALGRKYTAYDRSIDVHISNLRNKLGDNPQGEPLVKTVRGFGYMFNA, encoded by the coding sequence ATGAGCAGCTCTATTCTCATTATTGATGATGATACAGAACTAACAGACTTATTAGCCCAATATTTAGAACCAGAAGGCTTCAATGTAGTATGCGTGCATGATGGAGAAAATGGTGTTAAAAAAGCTTTAAATCAGGTATTTGATGCCATTATACTCGACGTCATGTTGCCTAAACTTAATGGCTTTGAAGTATTAAAAGCAATAAGAGAGCATTTGGAAACACCTGTATTGATGTTAACCGCGCGTGGCGACGATATCGATCGCATTGTTGGGCTGGAAATTGGTGCAGATGATTATTTGCCCAAACCCTGTAATCCACGCGAGTTAGTCGCACGTCTGCGAGCTATTTTAAGACGCACTCAAAAAATCCCAACTCCCAAACCAATTATTGAGCAACACAATATCATCGTAGATTGCTCCAAACGTCACGTGACTATGGGAGGAAAATTTCTTGAATTAACCAATGCAGAGTTTAATATTTTGGAGATGTTAATCAAATCACCAGGACAAGCATTTTCCAAAGAGGAACTCACTGAATATGCTTTGGGAAGAAAATACACCGCTTATGACCGCAGTATTGATGTTCACATCAGCAATTTACGAAATAAATTAGGTGATAATCCTCAGGGAGAACCTTTAGTGAAAACTGTCCGGGGATTTGGATACATGTTTAATGCGTAG
- a CDS encoding HlyC/CorC family transporter produces the protein MLIHMKSRKMNLNKLEDGGSWFSRLKQFLQGEPQNQEELVSLLRDAQIRSLINSETLAMIEGAILFSKMRVRDIMLPKNQMVCINKDDDFKHIISIVTQTGHSRFPVTGENPDEVVGILHAKDLLRYQPENMGSFDLLDICRQVTFVPESRRLDSLLSEFRSNRNHMAIVVDEYGEVSGFVTIEDIIEQIIGDIEDEFDIDEDAYIKAHEGHCYIIKAHTPIEEFNEQLKTDFSDETYDTIGGIVLNKFGYLPQRGEVITIDDFEFKVLNADSRRIKLLECLDKRISEKPNSTVEG, from the coding sequence ATGCTAATCCATATGAAGTCGAGGAAAATGAACTTGAATAAATTGGAAGATGGTGGGTCGTGGTTTTCTCGTTTAAAACAATTCTTACAAGGAGAGCCACAAAATCAGGAAGAACTAGTCAGTTTATTAAGAGACGCACAAATACGCTCCTTGATTAATTCAGAGACCCTCGCAATGATTGAGGGGGCTATCCTTTTCTCAAAAATGCGTGTTCGAGATATCATGCTACCTAAAAATCAAATGGTTTGTATTAATAAGGATGATGATTTTAAGCATATTATATCCATTGTAACTCAAACCGGACATTCACGCTTTCCCGTAACGGGTGAAAATCCTGATGAAGTTGTTGGCATTTTGCATGCGAAGGATTTGTTAAGATATCAACCAGAAAATATGGGATCATTTGATTTATTAGATATCTGCCGCCAGGTAACGTTTGTCCCTGAAAGTAGACGTCTTGATAGTCTGCTTAGTGAGTTTCGAAGTAATAGAAACCATATGGCTATTGTTGTTGATGAATATGGAGAGGTGTCAGGCTTCGTTACCATTGAAGATATCATTGAACAAATAATTGGCGACATAGAAGATGAATTTGATATCGATGAAGACGCCTACATCAAAGCACATGAAGGCCACTGCTATATCATCAAAGCCCATACTCCAATAGAAGAGTTTAACGAACAGCTCAAAACTGATTTTAGTGACGAAACCTATGATACAATTGGTGGCATAGTTTTAAACAAATTCGGTTACTTACCTCAACGAGGTGAAGTAATAACCATAGATGATTTTGAATTTAAAGTTCTGAATGCCGATTCGAGAAGAATAAAGTTATTAGAATGTCTCGATAAAAGAATTTCCGAAAAACCAAATTCTACTGTTGAAGGATAA
- the ybeY gene encoding rRNA maturation RNase YbeY, translated as MTHHIDIQNATGKLLPLSEDEITKLASLALRDHKQDAELTVRLVDIEEMTYLNHTYRKKNKPTNVLAFPCSLPANIELECPLLGDVVICPEVLLAESTQFNKSLHEHWSLILIHGVLHLLGYDHIKDEEASIMQMLEAKLLAELGYANPYEVEENELE; from the coding sequence ATGACCCATCACATTGACATACAAAATGCTACAGGGAAATTATTGCCTTTGAGTGAAGATGAAATCACCAAGCTGGCATCACTTGCTCTAAGAGATCATAAGCAGGATGCCGAGCTAACAGTTCGTCTGGTTGATATTGAAGAAATGACTTATCTTAACCACACTTATAGAAAGAAGAACAAACCAACCAATGTTCTTGCGTTTCCTTGCTCACTACCCGCGAACATTGAGTTGGAATGTCCTCTTTTGGGTGACGTCGTTATTTGCCCTGAAGTGTTACTTGCAGAAAGTACTCAATTCAATAAGTCGCTGCATGAACATTGGTCTTTAATCCTGATTCATGGAGTATTGCATTTATTAGGGTATGATCATATAAAAGATGAAGAAGCCTCTATTATGCAAATGCTCGAAGCCAAATTACTAGCTGAATTAGGTTATGCTAATCCATATGAAGTCGAGGAAAATGAACTTGAATAA
- a CDS encoding PhoH family protein — protein sequence MIICGQSSDHFEEIKKVLKLLYPLTAEPIDVKTLRVLINEDYQTAMTHHIRLSRKSISARNSKQAAYLDSINKHDITFAVGPAGTGKTYLAVSKAIECFEKGEVQRLIFVRPAVEAGEKLGFLPGDLVEKVLPYLRPIYDALYEMIGFKETQKLIQTDIIEILPLAFMRGRTLNESFIILDEAQNTTIMQMKMFLTRMGFGSKTVITGDITQVDLPKGIDSGLAHAIQLFRHFPDISIHTFTSREVVRHPLVSKIVDCYDNEIERNKK from the coding sequence ATGATAATATGTGGCCAATCAAGTGACCATTTTGAAGAGATAAAAAAAGTATTAAAATTATTGTATCCTTTAACTGCCGAACCTATAGATGTTAAAACACTACGAGTCTTAATCAATGAGGATTATCAAACAGCAATGACTCACCATATCAGATTATCCCGAAAATCAATTTCTGCACGTAATAGTAAGCAAGCAGCATATCTCGACTCTATTAATAAACATGATATTACTTTTGCCGTAGGGCCAGCCGGAACTGGAAAAACCTATTTGGCTGTTTCCAAAGCAATAGAATGTTTTGAAAAAGGCGAGGTACAAAGACTTATTTTTGTAAGGCCTGCTGTAGAGGCGGGCGAAAAACTCGGTTTTCTTCCAGGTGATCTGGTAGAAAAAGTCTTACCTTACTTAAGACCTATCTATGACGCACTGTATGAAATGATAGGCTTTAAAGAAACTCAAAAGCTGATTCAAACAGATATTATTGAAATTCTCCCATTAGCCTTCATGAGGGGAAGGACTTTAAATGAATCTTTTATTATTTTGGATGAGGCTCAAAATACCACCATCATGCAAATGAAAATGTTTCTGACACGCATGGGTTTTGGCTCTAAAACAGTCATTACAGGTGACATCACTCAAGTAGATTTACCTAAAGGCATTGACTCGGGCCTTGCGCATGCCATTCAATTATTCAGACATTTTCCTGATATCAGCATTCATACATTTACCAGTCGTGAAGTCGTCAGACATCCTTTGGTTTCAAAAATCGTAGATTGCTATGATAATGAGATAGAAAGGAATAAAAAATGA
- a CDS encoding PHP domain-containing protein encodes MIDLHCHSSFSDGALTPEELINRANTLQVQCLSLTDHDTVAGYDALYGAAIHTNIEIVKGIELSTRWKKYDIHILGYQINLTAELQELIAHQNKSRMERAEKIGESLHLVGIDNAYEKACHLAGHKRVGRPHFAQVLINEGKAKDMKSAFKNYLGRGKCAYIPTLWISMHDAVKCISHSGGQAVIAHPLKYGLTRSKLRELIMEFKAAGGVGMEVVSGEMTAVQIQEIAGMCERFHLLASSGSDYHSDAQSCINLGHQRQLPIICTPIWQEWNIKQGTL; translated from the coding sequence ATGATCGATCTTCATTGTCATAGTTCTTTTTCAGACGGCGCACTAACTCCAGAAGAACTAATAAATAGAGCAAATACTTTACAAGTTCAATGCTTATCTCTTACTGATCATGATACTGTTGCAGGATATGACGCTTTATATGGTGCTGCAATCCATACAAATATTGAAATAGTTAAAGGGATAGAACTCAGTACTCGTTGGAAGAAATATGACATTCATATACTTGGTTACCAAATTAACCTCACAGCAGAATTACAAGAGTTAATTGCGCATCAAAATAAAAGTCGAATGGAGCGTGCCGAGAAAATTGGAGAGTCCTTGCATTTGGTTGGTATTGACAATGCTTATGAAAAAGCTTGTCATTTGGCTGGCCACAAACGGGTGGGACGACCTCATTTTGCCCAAGTACTGATTAATGAAGGAAAGGCAAAAGATATGAAGTCGGCTTTTAAAAATTACCTCGGGCGAGGCAAGTGTGCCTATATACCTACCTTATGGATTAGCATGCATGATGCCGTCAAATGTATATCACATTCTGGTGGACAGGCTGTAATTGCTCATCCACTTAAATATGGTTTGACGCGTTCAAAATTGCGTGAGTTAATCATGGAATTTAAAGCAGCTGGAGGTGTTGGTATGGAAGTCGTTTCTGGAGAAATGACCGCTGTACAAATTCAAGAAATAGCCGGGATGTGTGAGCGATTTCATTTGCTCGCCTCATCAGGCTCAGATTACCATAGCGACGCTCAATCTTGTATAAACCTGGGGCATCAGCGACAATTACCAATAATATGCACGCCTATTTGGCAAGAATGGAACATTAAACAGGGGACTTTATGA